A DNA window from Bacillota bacterium contains the following coding sequences:
- a CDS encoding 2-dehydropantoate 2-reductase N-terminal domain-containing protein codes for MSSLYAAKLKESGHDVSILARGPRLEQIRRDGIVLEDEGGGRRSVVPVPAVDGLGPCGRHDLILVVMRKDQVGSVLPALAAHRATPSVLFMMNNAAGPDEFIAAVGRERVLLGFPGAGGAREGGVVRYSLTSSKLQLTTIGELDGAVTPRIQALAEVLSGAGCPTVVSRDMDAWLKTTPRSSCPSPGRSISPATTIGWPRTKRA; via the coding sequence ATGAGCAGCCTGTACGCGGCCAAGCTCAAGGAGTCTGGGCATGATGTCTCCATCCTGGCCCGGGGGCCGCGCCTGGAGCAGATTCGGCGCGATGGAATCGTCCTCGAGGACGAGGGCGGCGGCCGGCGGTCGGTCGTGCCGGTCCCGGCCGTCGACGGACTCGGGCCCTGCGGTCGTCACGACCTGATCCTCGTGGTCATGAGGAAGGACCAGGTGGGGTCGGTCCTACCGGCTCTTGCCGCCCACCGAGCGACGCCGTCCGTCCTCTTCATGATGAACAACGCGGCCGGGCCGGACGAGTTCATCGCCGCGGTCGGCCGCGAAAGGGTGCTGCTCGGTTTCCCCGGAGCCGGAGGGGCGCGGGAGGGCGGCGTCGTCCGCTACTCCCTGACCTCGTCAAAGCTTCAGCTGACGACCATCGGTGAGTTGGACGGGGCCGTCACGCCAAGGATTCAGGCCCTGGCCGAGGTCTTGAGCGGGGCCGGCTGTCCCACGGTCGTCAGCCGGGACATGGACGCCTGGCTGAAGACCACGCCGCGGTCGTCGTGCCCATCGCCGGGGCGCTCTATTTCGCCGGCGACAACTATCGGCTGGCCAAGGACGAAGAGGGCTTGA
- a CDS encoding MFS transporter: protein MGSVAFFLFQWAHGLPLIIAASAFLGVAGGFISTIPAALVGDLAAENVRGTAMGLYRSMGDLGLALSPAILGFAGDHYGLTAAFLVTFFLWTATTLAMLLLPRDRPTGHRLSSGRAFRPGIRT, encoded by the coding sequence ATGGGATCCGTGGCCTTCTTCCTCTTCCAATGGGCCCACGGCTTACCGTTGATCATTGCCGCCTCGGCTTTTCTCGGCGTCGCCGGTGGCTTCATCTCCACCATCCCGGCGGCCCTCGTCGGCGACCTGGCGGCGGAGAACGTTCGCGGCACGGCCATGGGCCTCTACCGCTCCATGGGCGACCTTGGCCTGGCCCTCTCCCCCGCCATCCTGGGTTTCGCGGGAGACCACTACGGGCTGACCGCGGCCTTCCTGGTCACCTTCTTCCTCTGGACCGCGACCACTCTGGCCATGCTCCTGTTGCCGAGGGACCGGCCGACGGGTCACCGGCTCAGCTCGGGCCGCGCCTTTCGCCCCGGGATTCGGACCTAG